A genomic stretch from Bacillus sp. N1-1 includes:
- a CDS encoding AraC family transcriptional regulator, with protein sequence MDLLKQMNTAMKYIEENLTNEIDYKVVASIAYCSEYHFKRMFSFLAGITLSEYIRRRRLSLAAFELKNSNVKVIDVAMKYGYNSPDSFTRAFFNLHGVTPTEARNKGQHLKAYPFMTFQLSIRGGTEMDYRIEQKEAFNIVGIMKRVPIVFEGENPEIAGMWQSLTMDKIERLKKLSNVEPKGMIQASSNFSEGRMEEKGELDQHIGVATTQECPEDFTKLEVPALTWAIFESTGTFPNTLQETWGKIYSEWFPSSTYQVTEGPEILSIKSKDLTSTSVKSEIWIPIKKNKY encoded by the coding sequence ATGGATTTGCTTAAGCAAATGAATACTGCAATGAAGTATATTGAAGAAAACCTTACTAACGAAATTGACTACAAAGTAGTGGCAAGTATAGCTTATTGTTCCGAATATCATTTTAAGAGAATGTTTTCTTTTCTTGCAGGAATTACGTTATCAGAATATATTCGCCGTAGACGACTTAGTTTGGCAGCATTTGAGCTTAAAAATAGTAATGTTAAAGTAATCGATGTTGCGATGAAATATGGATACAATTCACCGGACTCCTTTACTAGAGCTTTTTTTAATTTACATGGCGTCACACCAACAGAAGCAAGAAACAAAGGTCAGCATTTAAAAGCATATCCATTTATGACCTTCCAATTATCAATTAGAGGAGGAACTGAAATGGACTATCGAATCGAACAAAAAGAAGCATTTAACATCGTTGGCATTATGAAACGAGTTCCAATTGTTTTCGAAGGAGAAAATCCGGAAATAGCTGGGATGTGGCAATCCTTGACTATGGATAAAATAGAACGATTAAAAAAACTTTCAAATGTTGAACCCAAAGGGATGATTCAAGCATCTAGTAACTTTTCAGAAGGGCGTATGGAAGAAAAAGGGGAACTTGATCAACATATAGGAGTAGCAACAACCCAAGAATGCCCCGAAGATTTTACTAAACTTGAAGTACCTGCATTAACCTGGGCGATATTCGAATCAACCGGAACATTCCCTAATACATTACAAGAAACATGGGGAAAGATTTATTCAGAGTGGTTTCCATCTTCCACCTATCAAGTAACAGAAGGACCCGAAATCTTGTCGATTAAAAGTAAAGATTTAACTTCTACCTCTGTAAAAAGTGAGATTTGGATTCCTATTAAGAAGAATAAATATTAA
- a CDS encoding polysaccharide deacetylase family protein → MYGGLTYKVETNQKVVALTFDDGPTENVDDILTLLNDHNIKATFFLIGNEIEKNQEEAKAIVNEGHQIGNHTYSHQRMIFKSPWFIKEEIEKTDELIRHGGYKGEIDFRPPNGKKIVGLPYYLSTHNKETITWNVEPDTAYTDVANKIEFVKGNVTPDSIILIHAMYDKTGEELKAIEGIIQSIQSLSNKGYKFVTVNELQSLSVK, encoded by the coding sequence CTGTATGGAGGATTAACATATAAAGTGGAAACGAACCAGAAAGTAGTGGCCTTAACTTTTGATGATGGCCCAACAGAGAATGTAGATGACATTCTCACATTGTTAAATGATCATAATATAAAAGCTACATTTTTTCTAATTGGGAATGAGATTGAAAAAAATCAGGAAGAAGCAAAGGCAATAGTAAACGAAGGTCATCAAATCGGAAATCATACTTATTCTCACCAACGTATGATTTTCAAATCCCCCTGGTTTATCAAAGAAGAAATTGAAAAAACAGACGAATTAATTCGACACGGTGGTTATAAAGGAGAAATAGATTTTAGACCACCAAATGGAAAAAAGATTGTAGGATTACCCTATTATTTATCTACGCATAACAAAGAGACTATAACTTGGAACGTTGAACCAGATACTGCTTATACAGATGTTGCCAATAAAATAGAATTTGTTAAGGGAAATGTTACACCTGACTCAATTATTTTAATACATGCCATGTATGACAAGACTGGTGAAGAACTTAAGGCTATTGAAGGAATAATACAATCAATACAATCATTATCAAATAAGGGCTATAAATTTGTAACTGTCAATGAACTTCAAAGTTTAAGTGTTAAATAG
- the arr gene encoding NAD(+)--rifampin ADP-ribosyltransferase codes for MNDKKDILDHGPFFHGTKAELKIGELLVPQHLSNYQNKKANYIYFTATLNAAKWGAELATSTSKERIYIVEPVGDFENDPNVTDKKSPGNPTRSYRSKSPLKIVAELSSWERHSDEEINHMLASIKKLHDQGKFVIYD; via the coding sequence ATGAATGACAAAAAAGATATCTTAGATCATGGTCCTTTCTTTCATGGTACGAAAGCAGAACTTAAAATTGGAGAGCTATTAGTACCGCAACACTTATCTAATTACCAAAACAAAAAAGCGAACTATATTTATTTCACTGCAACATTAAATGCCGCTAAATGGGGGGCTGAATTAGCAACATCTACATCAAAAGAAAGAATATACATTGTAGAGCCAGTAGGTGATTTTGAAAATGATCCAAACGTAACTGACAAAAAATCCCCTGGAAACCCCACACGTTCTTATAGGTCAAAATCGCCCTTGAAAATTGTAGCTGAATTAAGTTCATGGGAAAGACATTCAGATGAAGAAATAAATCATATGCTTGCATCTATAAAAAAGTTACATGACCAAGGTAAATTCGTAATATACGATTAA
- a CDS encoding DUF948 domain-containing protein produces MLEWSATLVAVAFIVLVVFLILTLRKVMATLAETKETLSDVRKSVNGVTDEAEELIHTANQISDDVKGKMEAVDPLIESAHDVGDMILDVTSKIKRTALQKNSRKTIRTQKDQPVQIKLK; encoded by the coding sequence ATGCTTGAGTGGAGTGCTACGCTTGTAGCCGTTGCGTTTATTGTTCTCGTGGTCTTTTTGATTTTGACATTAAGAAAAGTTATGGCAACACTAGCTGAAACGAAGGAGACGCTGTCTGACGTTCGGAAATCCGTAAACGGCGTTACAGATGAAGCAGAAGAACTAATTCATACAGCCAACCAAATTTCGGATGATGTAAAAGGGAAAATGGAAGCGGTGGATCCTTTAATCGAGTCCGCTCACGATGTGGGGGATATGATACTCGATGTAACGAGCAAAATAAAGAGAACGGCTTTGCAAAAGAATAGTAGGAAAACCATTCGTACACAAAAAGACCAGCCAGTGCAAATTAAACTGAAGTAG
- a CDS encoding spore coat protein, with protein sequence MPNAQPPLQNTVNTNHGGHELFDAHEVIAGVITLLDNYQIYEQHIQDPELKNILHHQSQFITTMYNTIVQSFQTGQDPMVPTGQYTMQQSNEVVYGIKPGPPKKPNQSVNDLSDKGLSAYMLGHTKSLASLFTMTALEMTNPILRRVVSDSVPNLVELSYEIFLYQNKHNYYQVPQLSEQDMQMMLQSYATVPSQGTTH encoded by the coding sequence ATGCCAAATGCACAACCCCCTTTACAAAACACGGTGAACACAAATCATGGTGGTCACGAATTATTCGACGCACATGAGGTTATTGCCGGCGTCATTACCCTATTGGACAACTATCAGATTTATGAACAACATATACAAGACCCTGAATTAAAGAACATTTTACATCATCAATCTCAGTTCATCACGACTATGTATAATACGATTGTGCAGAGCTTTCAAACGGGACAAGACCCGATGGTACCTACAGGACAATATACGATGCAACAATCGAATGAAGTTGTGTATGGTATCAAGCCTGGCCCACCAAAAAAACCGAATCAGTCAGTCAATGACCTATCGGATAAAGGTTTGTCAGCATATATGTTAGGACATACAAAATCACTAGCGTCTTTATTCACCATGACCGCTCTCGAGATGACGAACCCGATCTTACGTCGGGTTGTTAGCGACAGTGTACCAAACCTAGTTGAATTAAGTTATGAAATTTTCCTTTATCAAAATAAGCATAATTACTATCAAGTACCTCAACTTTCAGAACAAGATATGCAAATGATGCTTCAAAGCTATGCCACTGTTCCGAGTCAAGGAACCACCCATTAA
- a CDS encoding MBL fold metallo-hydrolase, which produces MNNGKGHEVCRDLFYWTNQIVNVCFYGDTNERDWVLIDCGMPHSKQAIMDAAEKRFGHSEKPKAIVLTHGHFDHVGSLEPLLKEWDVPVYAHEQEIPYLNGELDYPKGDPKADGGLVSELSPLYPHHGIDITPYLNPLPSNGEIPYMEGWNWIHTAGHTPGHVSLYRERDGVLIAGDAFVTVKQESLYRVVLQQKEISGPPKYFTMDWEEARKSVAKLAGIHPTLAVTGHGESMEGEELEAALKKLVENFDQIALPANRKPPH; this is translated from the coding sequence ATGAATAATGGGAAGGGTCATGAAGTTTGTAGGGATCTTTTTTATTGGACGAATCAGATTGTAAATGTCTGTTTTTATGGAGATACAAATGAGAGGGATTGGGTGTTGATTGATTGTGGCATGCCTCATTCTAAGCAGGCGATTATGGATGCTGCTGAGAAAAGGTTTGGGCATTCTGAAAAGCCTAAAGCCATTGTATTGACGCATGGCCATTTTGATCACGTCGGCTCATTAGAACCGCTCTTAAAAGAATGGGACGTACCTGTTTATGCTCATGAACAAGAGATTCCATATTTGAATGGAGAATTGGATTACCCGAAAGGTGATCCAAAGGCTGATGGTGGTTTGGTTAGCGAACTCTCTCCTCTATATCCCCATCATGGAATTGATATAACACCATACCTGAATCCTCTTCCGTCTAATGGTGAAATTCCATACATGGAAGGATGGAACTGGATCCATACGGCAGGTCATACTCCTGGACATGTTTCTCTTTATCGAGAAAGAGATGGTGTTTTGATAGCAGGGGATGCATTTGTCACTGTAAAGCAGGAATCTTTATATCGCGTTGTGCTTCAACAAAAGGAAATTAGCGGTCCTCCAAAGTATTTCACGATGGATTGGGAGGAAGCCAGAAAATCAGTAGCAAAATTAGCTGGCATACATCCTACACTAGCCGTAACTGGACATGGAGAATCGATGGAAGGTGAAGAGCTAGAAGCGGCTTTAAAAAAATTAGTCGAAAATTTTGATCAAATTGCATTACCGGCTAATCGAAAGCCGCCGCATTAA
- a CDS encoding cytochrome P450, whose protein sequence is MEEHKSMPKDKGLDHTLSVLREGYEFIFNRRNKYESNIFETKVLGKKTICLTGKEAAELFYDNDKFKRSGAAPKHVQKTLFGENGVQALDGEEHHHRKAMFMSLMTNDALSEIAELTKKHLNAFAAQWETKEKIIVYEEAKKVLTHVACEWTGVPLQDDEVELRKKQLADMFESAASIGPEYWRGRKSRTSAEEWMEDLVQKVRNGEINPPSHRALNQFSVHRDLEGELLDKQVVAVELLNLLRPIVAISVYMSFTVLALIEHSDEVSSLKSGNEQDKQYFIQEVRRYYPFFPFAGARVKKDFTWKGYDFEEGTLTLLDLYGTNHHPEVWRDPKVFIPARFKSWQGSPFDFIPQGGGEFDFGHRCAGEWLTLEVLKETLNYFVNHLTFDVPEQDFTYSMSEMPSLPKSGIQLTNIVRPTNR, encoded by the coding sequence ATGGAGGAACATAAAAGCATGCCGAAGGATAAGGGTTTAGATCATACGCTAAGTGTTTTAAGGGAAGGTTATGAATTCATTTTTAATCGAAGAAATAAGTATGAATCAAATATTTTTGAAACGAAGGTATTAGGTAAGAAAACCATTTGTTTAACTGGGAAAGAAGCGGCAGAACTTTTCTATGACAATGATAAATTTAAGAGAAGTGGAGCTGCACCAAAACACGTTCAAAAAACACTTTTTGGTGAAAATGGCGTTCAGGCCCTGGATGGGGAAGAGCATCATCATCGAAAGGCGATGTTTATGTCACTGATGACGAACGATGCGCTCAGTGAAATAGCCGAATTAACTAAGAAGCATTTAAATGCGTTTGCTGCTCAATGGGAAACGAAAGAGAAGATCATCGTCTATGAGGAGGCAAAGAAAGTCTTAACGCATGTAGCTTGTGAATGGACAGGAGTGCCCCTTCAGGACGACGAGGTGGAGCTGCGAAAAAAGCAGCTTGCAGATATGTTTGAATCTGCAGCTTCGATCGGTCCTGAATACTGGAGAGGACGAAAATCAAGAACGTCAGCAGAAGAGTGGATGGAGGATTTGGTACAAAAAGTGAGGAATGGAGAGATTAATCCGCCTTCCCATCGTGCTCTGAATCAGTTTTCCGTTCACCGAGATCTCGAAGGTGAGTTGTTAGACAAGCAAGTTGTGGCAGTAGAACTTCTAAACTTATTGCGTCCGATCGTCGCTATTTCTGTCTATATGAGTTTCACTGTTCTAGCCTTAATTGAACATTCGGACGAAGTATCATCACTGAAAAGCGGAAATGAACAAGATAAGCAATACTTCATCCAAGAAGTTCGTCGGTATTATCCTTTCTTTCCTTTTGCCGGTGCGAGAGTGAAAAAGGATTTTACGTGGAAAGGATATGATTTTGAAGAAGGAACACTAACGCTTCTTGACTTATATGGCACGAATCATCATCCAGAAGTGTGGCGAGACCCTAAAGTGTTTATTCCAGCGCGTTTTAAATCGTGGCAGGGAAGCCCATTTGATTTTATTCCTCAAGGAGGCGGGGAGTTCGACTTTGGGCACCGTTGTGCTGGGGAATGGCTAACTCTTGAGGTATTAAAAGAAACGTTGAACTATTTCGTAAACCATCTAACCTTTGATGTTCCTGAGCAGGATTTTACGTATAGCATGTCTGAAATGCCAAGTTTACCTAAAAGTGGGATTCAATTAACAAACATCGTGCGTCCAACAAATAGGTAA
- the dacB gene encoding D-alanyl-D-alanine carboxypeptidase/D-alanyl-D-alanine-endopeptidase: MKQTLKTSLILTLLFLLILPPFTSNQDASADKTNSALSTKLNEILSDERLDGAIAGISVRSASSGEMIYENYGETRLTPASNMKLFTAGAALETLGPDYRFTTELLADGKVKNNDLKGNLYLKGKGDPTLLKEDFDELANSLKEKGVHKIKGDLIGDNSWYDDEFLSQDLSWSDEDNYYGAKVSALTASPNQDYDAGTVIVEVYPGKHPGDPVDVRLSPSSDVIKVENRAKTVKADEDAELTITREHGSNTILVEGEISEDASRKREWIAVWNPAEYALSLMKQSLKEAGIKFKGDIQQSKAPEDATLLIEKKSMPLSELLIPFMKLSNNGHAEILVKEMGKVKKDEGSWEAGLEVMNDFLKEVGLDTDEMRLRDGSGISHVSLIKPNQLSDYLYHVQDKSWFDSFYHSLPVAGDSDRSEGGTLRYRMRDTAAEQIVHAKTGSLTGVSSLSGYVEQGNGLVFSIMLNQFVEEDDIKDIEDEFAVVLATYSKEK; the protein is encoded by the coding sequence TTGAAACAAACACTGAAAACCAGCTTGATCCTGACGCTGCTATTCCTCCTTATCCTTCCCCCTTTCACTTCTAATCAAGATGCAAGTGCCGACAAAACAAACAGTGCACTTTCAACAAAGTTAAATGAGATTTTATCAGATGAACGTTTGGATGGTGCCATTGCCGGGATAAGTGTCCGATCGGCGAGCTCTGGAGAAATGATTTATGAGAACTACGGCGAAACACGTCTTACCCCTGCCTCGAACATGAAATTATTTACAGCTGGTGCTGCCCTTGAAACACTTGGACCCGATTACCGTTTCACGACCGAACTTCTAGCGGACGGAAAAGTAAAAAACAATGATTTAAAAGGGAATCTCTATCTAAAAGGAAAAGGTGACCCCACTCTCCTCAAAGAAGACTTCGATGAACTCGCAAACTCGCTAAAAGAAAAAGGCGTACATAAAATTAAAGGCGACCTTATTGGAGATAACAGCTGGTATGATGATGAATTCCTTTCACAGGATCTCTCCTGGTCGGATGAAGATAACTACTATGGCGCCAAAGTATCGGCGCTAACTGCTTCACCGAACCAAGATTATGATGCAGGTACTGTCATTGTAGAAGTCTATCCAGGCAAACACCCTGGCGATCCAGTTGATGTTCGACTTTCTCCCTCTTCAGATGTGATAAAAGTTGAGAACCGTGCTAAAACAGTGAAAGCAGACGAGGATGCTGAATTAACCATTACACGAGAACATGGATCGAATACGATTTTAGTAGAAGGTGAAATTTCTGAGGATGCATCGCGTAAGCGCGAGTGGATTGCGGTCTGGAATCCAGCGGAATATGCACTTAGCTTAATGAAACAATCACTAAAAGAAGCTGGAATTAAATTCAAGGGTGATATTCAACAAAGCAAAGCACCTGAAGACGCAACTCTTCTCATTGAAAAGAAATCAATGCCACTATCGGAGCTGCTTATTCCTTTTATGAAGCTAAGCAATAACGGACATGCTGAAATTTTAGTGAAAGAGATGGGGAAAGTGAAGAAAGACGAAGGCAGCTGGGAAGCTGGATTGGAAGTGATGAACGATTTTCTAAAAGAGGTTGGACTAGACACGGATGAGATGCGACTAAGAGATGGATCGGGCATTTCACACGTTTCGTTAATTAAGCCTAATCAGCTGTCTGACTACCTGTATCATGTACAAGATAAAAGCTGGTTTGATTCGTTTTATCATTCTCTTCCCGTTGCAGGCGATTCAGATCGTTCTGAGGGCGGTACGCTACGCTATCGCATGAGAGATACGGCGGCAGAACAAATCGTTCATGCCAAAACCGGATCATTAACTGGCGTCTCTTCCCTATCAGGCTATGTGGAACAAGGCAATGGACTTGTTTTTTCCATTATGCTGAATCAATTTGTTGAAGAGGATGACATTAAGGACATTGAAGATGAATTCGCTGTTGTTTTAGCTACCTATTCAAAAGAAAAATAG
- the guaC gene encoding GMP reductase yields MENVFDYEDIQLIPAKCVVNSRSECDTSVTLGNHTFQLPVVPANMQTIIDETIAVTLAEKGYFYVMHRFEPEKRIAFIQDMNSRELITSISVGVKDEEYTFIEQLKEQGLTPDYITIDIAHGHSNAVIEMIGHIKKHLPDSFVIAGNVGTPEAVRELEHAGADATKVGIGPGKVCITKIKTGFGTGGWQLAALRWCAKAATKPIIADGGIRTHGDIAKSVRFGASMVMIGSLFAGHEESPGETVERDGKRYKEYFGSASEFQKGEKKNVEGKKMFVEHKGNLQDTLTEMEQDLQSAISYSGGDKLESIRTVDYVVVKNSIFNGDKVY; encoded by the coding sequence ATGGAAAACGTATTTGATTATGAAGATATTCAACTAATTCCCGCTAAATGTGTCGTAAACAGTCGATCAGAATGTGATACTTCCGTCACGCTTGGCAACCATACATTTCAATTACCAGTCGTACCTGCGAACATGCAGACAATTATTGATGAAACGATTGCCGTTACGTTAGCTGAAAAAGGGTATTTCTACGTGATGCACCGTTTTGAACCAGAGAAACGTATTGCTTTTATTCAAGATATGAATTCACGTGAGCTAATCACTTCCATTAGCGTCGGGGTAAAAGACGAGGAATACACGTTCATTGAACAGCTAAAAGAACAAGGCCTAACGCCTGACTATATTACAATCGATATTGCTCACGGCCACTCGAATGCCGTAATTGAGATGATTGGTCATATTAAAAAGCACTTGCCAGACAGCTTTGTCATCGCCGGAAATGTCGGTACACCTGAAGCGGTTAGAGAACTCGAGCATGCTGGAGCAGATGCGACGAAAGTTGGGATCGGACCAGGTAAAGTGTGCATTACAAAAATCAAAACCGGTTTTGGAACTGGTGGCTGGCAGCTAGCGGCACTTCGCTGGTGTGCAAAAGCTGCAACGAAGCCGATTATTGCTGACGGCGGCATTCGCACGCACGGCGATATCGCAAAATCCGTTCGCTTTGGAGCATCAATGGTGATGATCGGTTCTCTTTTTGCCGGACATGAGGAATCTCCCGGCGAAACCGTTGAACGCGATGGCAAGCGATACAAAGAGTACTTTGGATCTGCTTCTGAATTTCAAAAAGGCGAGAAGAAAAATGTTGAAGGTAAGAAAATGTTTGTTGAACATAAAGGGAACCTTCAAGACACGCTTACTGAAATGGAACAGGATCTCCAGTCAGCCATTTCTTACTCTGGCGGAGACAAGCTCGAATCAATCCGTACAGTGGATTACGTTGTCGTAAAGAACTCCATCTTTAACGGAGATAAAGTCTATTAA
- a CDS encoding VOC family protein, with protein sequence MGNHLLRIGSTYLPVSDVKRATDWYVTKLNAELSYQDQQKAILNMANQSFFLVKAKEKESANFYDSEGKECFSLTFEVDGLAALEKLRDDFISENIPVGELENRGHAGRNFVFSDPDGNLFDVWSEISPEFKERYLIPNPIGGEEGD encoded by the coding sequence TTGGGAAATCATTTGCTTCGAATCGGTTCTACCTATCTACCTGTTTCAGACGTCAAACGAGCGACGGATTGGTACGTCACAAAGCTAAATGCTGAGCTTAGCTATCAAGATCAACAGAAAGCGATTTTAAATATGGCGAACCAGAGTTTTTTTCTTGTTAAAGCAAAAGAAAAGGAAAGTGCCAATTTCTATGATAGCGAAGGAAAGGAGTGCTTTTCTCTAACGTTTGAAGTCGATGGACTTGCGGCGCTTGAGAAGCTCCGAGATGATTTTATTTCTGAAAATATACCCGTTGGTGAGTTGGAAAACAGGGGTCATGCGGGGAGGAACTTTGTTTTCTCCGATCCGGATGGCAATCTGTTTGATGTGTGGAGTGAAATAAGTCCGGAGTTTAAAGAGCGTTATCTTATTCCAAATCCAATAGGTGGAGAGGAAGGGGATTGA
- a CDS encoding GyrI-like domain-containing protein: MHIEKLEQIHLIGIRVCCPAEEYLSEIPQASKRLEERKHKISHVTNPTQQIGAFIVETSSEDEEGYWVCVQVKKVGQIPNGMVSLTIPPQTYAVMNHNGPNTTILHTYDELHNRIEKSGKTRKIGAWHLERFHHFKNKEKIDVDLLDTIQ; this comes from the coding sequence GTGCACATTGAAAAACTTGAACAGATTCACCTCATTGGCATAAGAGTTTGCTGCCCGGCAGAGGAGTATCTATCAGAAATACCACAAGCATCGAAACGGTTAGAAGAGCGGAAGCATAAGATCTCACATGTCACAAACCCTACACAGCAAATAGGTGCCTTTATTGTAGAGACTTCTTCTGAAGATGAGGAAGGATATTGGGTTTGTGTGCAGGTGAAAAAGGTTGGGCAGATTCCTAATGGGATGGTTTCGTTAACGATCCCACCTCAAACCTATGCGGTCATGAACCATAATGGGCCAAACACGACGATTTTACATACGTATGATGAACTGCATAATAGGATTGAAAAAAGCGGTAAGACGAGAAAAATAGGTGCCTGGCACCTTGAGCGCTTTCATCATTTTAAGAATAAAGAAAAGATCGACGTTGATTTGTTGGACACGATTCAGTAA
- a CDS encoding VOC family protein codes for MIRIGSVFIPVTNLEKAIAWYEKHLHVQKIEEWGEGTGKGAGFYFPNSRTQLGLVQVESNQATEFHVQGKHRNSYFNFLVEDIHAFYHQLNDAGVETTELEDFGGMTCFDFYDLNGNPFSVVNEVKDSPFHPDKIKKHQAQSNF; via the coding sequence ATGATTCGGATTGGTAGCGTATTTATTCCAGTGACAAATCTAGAAAAAGCAATCGCATGGTATGAAAAGCATCTTCACGTTCAGAAAATTGAGGAGTGGGGAGAAGGGACTGGGAAAGGTGCAGGATTTTATTTTCCAAATAGTCGGACCCAGCTTGGGTTAGTTCAGGTTGAATCCAATCAGGCTACAGAGTTTCACGTGCAAGGTAAACATCGAAATAGCTATTTCAATTTTCTTGTAGAAGACATTCATGCTTTTTATCATCAGCTGAACGATGCCGGTGTGGAGACGACTGAACTTGAAGATTTTGGAGGCATGACGTGCTTTGATTTCTATGATCTTAATGGGAATCCGTTTAGTGTCGTAAATGAAGTGAAAGACTCTCCATTTCATCCAGATAAAATCAAAAAACATCAGGCTCAATCTAATTTCTAG
- a CDS encoding VOC family protein yields MLMELWMNLPVKDLEKSKAFFYNIDFSVRSIGDGVQVAVGASKVMLFPASKFETFTHHKGADPRKTTEVLFSIGVDSREEVDELVEKVEKAGGAIFAKPGLTDGWLYGMGFIDLDGHRWNALHMDMERMP; encoded by the coding sequence ATGCTAATGGAGCTATGGATGAACTTGCCTGTTAAGGATTTAGAAAAGTCGAAAGCGTTTTTTTACAACATTGATTTTTCCGTAAGGTCCATTGGTGACGGTGTTCAAGTCGCGGTCGGGGCATCGAAAGTGATGTTGTTTCCAGCTTCAAAATTTGAAACGTTCACGCATCATAAAGGAGCAGATCCTCGGAAGACGACAGAAGTTCTTTTCTCGATTGGGGTGGATTCCCGAGAAGAAGTGGATGAATTGGTCGAGAAAGTTGAAAAAGCTGGGGGAGCCATTTTCGCAAAACCAGGGTTAACGGATGGCTGGCTCTATGGGATGGGTTTTATTGATTTAGATGGTCATCGATGGAACGCCCTGCATATGGATATGGAGAGAATGCCATAG
- a CDS encoding DUF4825 domain-containing protein — MRSKWLAFALVLLLAAGCSSGTASDQTAIKTIDDAHTVSILQYSGTYVGNNSDVLALLSHLPGGETVGKFDLSDEKINVTYGVKGDVSEETFHSYWFSDNDNDQKTLYYNAIYLSLLVPNAKGYEFNVQEKSMSISKEKMKEILTDEFSDLPSDGELMEDETVEAFVTKHKEELEMMANNFEDYFNEN, encoded by the coding sequence ATGAGAAGTAAGTGGTTGGCGTTTGCGCTAGTTCTACTCCTTGCAGCTGGCTGTTCAAGCGGCACAGCTAGCGATCAAACAGCGATCAAAACGATTGATGACGCTCATACTGTATCTATACTTCAATACAGTGGAACGTACGTGGGCAACAATTCGGATGTTCTAGCTCTACTTAGTCACTTGCCAGGCGGAGAAACAGTTGGGAAGTTCGATCTATCGGATGAAAAGATAAACGTTACATATGGCGTGAAAGGTGATGTTTCAGAAGAAACGTTTCATTCTTACTGGTTCTCTGACAACGATAATGACCAAAAAACCTTGTATTACAACGCGATTTATTTAAGCCTTCTCGTTCCAAATGCAAAAGGGTATGAGTTTAATGTTCAAGAAAAAAGTATGAGCATTTCAAAAGAGAAGATGAAGGAGATTCTTACAGACGAATTTTCTGATCTTCCAAGCGATGGTGAGCTTATGGAGGATGAGACTGTTGAGGCATTTGTGACAAAACATAAGGAAGAGTTAGAAATGATGGCGAACAACTTTGAGGACTATTTTAATGAAAACTAA
- a CDS encoding TIGR04104 family putative zinc finger protein, with protein MPTCQSCGYIWRWKEAMRFIYRQKATCPNCNEQQYLSAKSRKRSSYTSMLVVIPLGVTSIYNLSLWFYLGFSFAILAIILLISPFYYTLSNEEEPLW; from the coding sequence GTGCCAACTTGCCAGAGCTGTGGATACATTTGGCGGTGGAAGGAAGCGATGAGATTCATCTACCGTCAGAAGGCCACATGTCCAAACTGTAACGAACAGCAATATCTTTCAGCAAAATCGAGAAAGCGATCAAGCTATACTTCGATGCTCGTAGTTATTCCACTTGGGGTGACATCGATATACAATCTATCATTATGGTTTTATTTAGGTTTTTCATTTGCCATTCTCGCCATAATTCTTCTTATTTCTCCGTTTTACTATACGTTAAGTAACGAAGAAGAGCCGCTTTGGTGA